Proteins encoded together in one Nostoc sp. PCC 7524 window:
- a CDS encoding HlyD family efflux transporter periplasmic adaptor subunit, translating to MLYIQNQKILAADPNEEFLPPISTWTSLLGLLLIGTVGTAIALSSWIKYDVVVKAAATVRPVGDVRLVQPEMEGTVESVLVTENQLVQRGDAIARLNTAQLQIKKSLLQSNIQQGRLQLIQIDAQISTLDTQILAETRLIERTIASAQADLSRNQRDYQERKITTDSEYLAAAAGLQKAIASLRKAQADLDFAKVDRDRYQQLAEIGAIGKREYEQKKLVVEQTKSLLAAEQQAVKIAEAQLQSAKAVVNPSAATVAIATERIAQEQARGEASIATLNKEKQALQQRRVEMQAQLNQYHKELQQVEKQLQSSVIRATSDGVILKLNLRNPGQVVRASEPIAEIVPQNTPLVVKAIIPTADIKKVAVGQNVQLRVAACPYPDYGTLQAVVSAISPDAIAPQRQDTSTATPGAITPNGSYFEATIQPKNLTFGHGNKSCHIQSGMNADANIISQQETALQFILRKARLITDI from the coding sequence ATGCTGTATATTCAGAATCAGAAAATCCTGGCAGCAGATCCCAATGAGGAGTTTTTACCCCCTATTAGTACATGGACATCTCTTTTAGGATTATTACTAATAGGAACTGTTGGGACTGCGATCGCACTCTCTTCTTGGATTAAATACGATGTCGTTGTTAAAGCGGCTGCGACTGTACGCCCTGTAGGTGATGTGCGCCTAGTACAACCAGAAATGGAAGGGACTGTTGAGAGTGTTCTGGTGACAGAAAATCAACTTGTGCAACGGGGTGATGCGATCGCGCGTTTGAATACAGCTCAATTACAAATTAAAAAAAGTCTATTACAAAGCAATATCCAACAAGGTAGATTACAACTGATCCAAATTGATGCTCAAATCAGTACATTAGATACGCAAATACTAGCTGAAACACGATTAATTGAGCGGACAATTGCATCTGCCCAAGCAGATTTAAGTAGAAACCAACGAGATTACCAAGAAAGAAAAATTACTACTGATAGTGAATATCTAGCGGCGGCGGCTGGCTTACAAAAAGCCATAGCCAGCTTGCGAAAAGCTCAAGCCGATTTAGACTTTGCCAAAGTAGATCGCGATCGCTATCAACAATTAGCAGAAATCGGTGCTATTGGTAAACGAGAATATGAACAGAAAAAACTGGTGGTAGAACAAACTAAATCCTTACTAGCAGCCGAACAACAAGCCGTGAAAATTGCCGAAGCCCAATTGCAATCAGCCAAAGCTGTGGTGAATCCCAGCGCAGCAACGGTTGCGATCGCTACTGAACGCATCGCCCAAGAACAGGCTAGAGGTGAAGCTAGCATCGCTACACTCAACAAAGAAAAACAAGCCCTCCAGCAGCGCCGAGTGGAAATGCAAGCCCAACTCAATCAATATCACAAAGAATTACAACAAGTAGAAAAACAACTCCAAAGTAGTGTAATTCGCGCTACCAGTGACGGTGTAATTCTCAAACTAAATTTACGCAACCCTGGACAAGTTGTACGCGCTAGTGAGCCAATTGCAGAGATTGTACCCCAAAATACGCCTTTAGTAGTTAAAGCCATAATTCCCACCGCAGACATTAAAAAAGTTGCCGTTGGGCAGAACGTACAACTGCGAGTTGCGGCTTGTCCTTACCCTGATTATGGAACACTCCAGGCTGTAGTCAGTGCCATTTCTCCCGATGCGATCGCACCCCAACGCCAGGATACAAGTACAGCCACACCAGGCGCTATCACTCCCAATGGTAGTTATTTTGAAGCGACAATTCAACCCAAAAATCTGACATTTGGTCATGGTAATAAATCATGTCACATTCAATCAGGTATGAATGCCGATGCTAACATTATTTCTCAACAAGAAACAGCACTACAATTCATCCTGAGAAAAGCAAGATTAATTACAGATATATAG
- a CDS encoding peptidase domain-containing ABC transporter — translation MKYAHVLQHSEEDCGAACLAAIAKHYGRNFTLSRIREAVGTGQFGTTLLGLKRGAETLGFKASTVKTSPELLNHIDKAPLPAIIHWQGNHWVVLYGKKGKKCVISDPAVGIRYLSPKDLVAGWTDWLMLLLEPDPELFYQEEDDNIAGFWRFFKRIWNFRTILAQALPLNLLLGILSLASPFLLQILTDDVLVRGDTKLLTTMAIAVVVMNIISSSLSWVQSNLIAHFAQRLQLGLVLDFCRQILRLPLSYYEARRSGEIVSRLRDINQINQLVAQVVISLPSKTFIAVISLALMTFYSWKLTGVAMLVSGFMTISTIVFQPTLQQKTRELLVKDAEAQGVLVETFKGALTLKTTTSDSQFLDELQIRFSHIANLTLRTLQIGIINGTFSNFISSVGSIVLLWYGGNLVINPAENLSIGQLLAFNSMNGNFVILISTVISFVDEFTTAKTAVQRLTEVIDTTPENAGDGKKPFAKLLGDADIICTNVNFHYAGRVDLLEDFTLTIPGGKVTALIGKSGCGKSTLAKLIAGLYPLQSGNIRIGLYNLEDLSLDCLRQQVALVPQDAHFWSRSIVENFRLGTPFVTFEQIVRACQIAGADEFISKLPDKYQTVLGEFGANISGGQRQRLAIARAIITEPPILILDESTGGLDPASETQVLDQLLRHRQGKTTILISHRPKVINRADWIVLLEQGRLKLQGSLEELQSTTGEHIDFLLP, via the coding sequence ATGAAATACGCTCATGTTTTACAACATAGTGAAGAAGATTGTGGGGCGGCTTGCCTAGCCGCGATCGCCAAACATTACGGACGCAACTTTACCCTCAGTCGCATTCGTGAAGCCGTCGGTACAGGGCAATTCGGCACAACTTTATTAGGGCTAAAACGAGGCGCAGAAACATTAGGTTTTAAGGCTAGTACCGTTAAAACTTCCCCAGAGTTATTAAACCACATTGATAAAGCACCCTTACCAGCAATTATCCACTGGCAAGGGAATCATTGGGTAGTTTTATATGGTAAAAAAGGCAAAAAATGTGTAATTTCTGATCCGGCTGTAGGTATACGTTATCTATCTCCAAAAGATTTAGTTGCAGGTTGGACTGATTGGTTAATGTTATTACTAGAGCCAGATCCAGAATTATTTTATCAAGAAGAAGACGATAATATTGCTGGTTTTTGGCGTTTCTTTAAACGTATCTGGAATTTTCGGACTATTTTAGCCCAGGCTTTACCGCTAAATTTACTATTAGGAATCTTATCTTTAGCTTCTCCTTTTCTGCTGCAAATCTTAACTGATGATGTTTTAGTTCGTGGTGACACTAAGCTACTCACAACGATGGCGATCGCTGTAGTAGTAATGAATATTATTTCTAGTAGCTTATCGTGGGTACAATCTAACTTAATTGCTCACTTTGCCCAACGCTTACAATTAGGACTGGTTTTAGATTTCTGTCGGCAGATTCTCCGATTACCTCTGAGTTATTACGAAGCTCGTCGCAGTGGAGAAATTGTTAGTCGCCTCCGAGATATCAACCAAATTAATCAGTTGGTTGCTCAGGTTGTGATCAGCTTACCCAGCAAAACTTTTATTGCTGTCATCTCTTTGGCGTTAATGACTTTTTATAGCTGGAAGTTAACTGGTGTAGCTATGCTGGTTTCTGGATTTATGACTATATCGACAATCGTATTCCAGCCAACCTTACAGCAAAAAACCCGTGAGCTTTTAGTTAAAGATGCAGAAGCACAAGGTGTTTTAGTAGAAACATTTAAAGGCGCTCTCACACTCAAAACTACTACCTCTGATTCACAATTTTTAGATGAACTACAAATTCGCTTTAGTCATATAGCTAATCTGACATTACGCACCCTCCAAATAGGAATTATCAATGGTACATTCTCCAATTTCATTTCTAGTGTCGGTAGTATCGTTTTACTTTGGTATGGTGGTAATTTAGTCATTAACCCAGCCGAAAATTTGAGTATTGGGCAGTTACTAGCCTTTAACTCAATGAATGGTAATTTTGTCATCTTAATTTCTACTGTCATTAGTTTTGTTGATGAGTTTACTACTGCAAAGACTGCGGTGCAACGTCTCACAGAAGTGATAGATACTACCCCAGAAAATGCAGGGGATGGTAAAAAACCTTTTGCCAAACTACTAGGAGATGCTGATATTATTTGTACAAATGTCAACTTCCACTATGCTGGGCGAGTTGATTTATTAGAAGACTTTACTTTAACAATTCCTGGCGGTAAAGTTACTGCTTTGATTGGTAAATCTGGTTGTGGTAAAAGCACTTTAGCTAAACTAATTGCAGGCTTGTATCCTCTACAATCTGGTAACATTCGGATTGGCTTATATAATCTAGAAGACTTATCTTTAGATTGTTTACGTCAGCAAGTGGCGTTAGTTCCCCAAGATGCTCATTTTTGGAGTCGTTCGATTGTCGAAAACTTTCGTTTAGGTACACCCTTCGTTACCTTTGAGCAAATTGTCAGAGCTTGTCAAATCGCTGGTGCTGATGAGTTTATTAGTAAACTGCCTGATAAATATCAAACAGTTTTAGGGGAATTTGGAGCTAATATTTCTGGTGGGCAACGTCAACGGTTAGCAATAGCCAGAGCCATAATTACAGAACCACCAATTTTGATTTTGGATGAATCGACTGGTGGGCTTGATCCAGCTAGTGAAACACAGGTTTTGGATCAATTATTACGTCATCGTCAAGGTAAAACTACAATTTTAATTAGCCATCGTCCTAAAGTTATTAATCGGGCTGATTGGATTGTGTTACTAGAGCAAGGTAGGTTAAAGCTGCAAGGTTCTCTAGAGGAATTGCAATCAACAACAGGAGAGCATATAGATTTTCTCCTGCCTTAA
- the cobU gene encoding bifunctional adenosylcobinamide kinase/adenosylcobinamide-phosphate guanylyltransferase, which translates to MGKVILVTGPARSGKSEWAESLAIESGKTVVYIATANDNLDDQEWHQRIQIHQNRRPPDWITLEVPVTLSVTLADTKPDTCVLVDSLGTWVANLLEQDDLSWENTLAEFLETVQLVAADMVFVAEETGWGIVPAYPLGRTFRDRLGSLVRQLGTICEAVYLVTGGHVLNLSILGTPLPKSK; encoded by the coding sequence TTGGGTAAAGTCATTTTAGTCACGGGGCCTGCTAGGTCTGGTAAAAGTGAATGGGCAGAAAGTTTAGCCATAGAGTCTGGGAAAACGGTAGTTTATATAGCTACAGCTAACGATAACCTAGACGATCAAGAATGGCACCAACGTATTCAAATACACCAAAACCGCCGTCCTCCAGATTGGATAACGCTGGAAGTACCAGTAACCCTATCTGTAACGCTGGCTGATACTAAACCAGATACTTGTGTTTTAGTGGATTCTCTAGGGACTTGGGTAGCGAATCTTTTGGAACAAGATGATCTCAGTTGGGAAAATACTCTGGCGGAATTTTTAGAAACAGTACAGTTAGTTGCTGCTGATATGGTGTTTGTGGCGGAAGAAACGGGCTGGGGAATAGTTCCAGCTTATCCTTTAGGGCGAACATTCCGCGATCGCCTGGGTTCTTTAGTGCGTCAGTTAGGCACAATTTGCGAAGCTGTTTATTTAGTGACTGGTGGTCATGTTCTCAATCTCAGCATACTTGGTACACCATTACCAAAATCTAAGTAG
- a CDS encoding glycosyltransferase, whose protein sequence is MSDILISAIICTHNRDTYLGAAIDSLLTQDFPGEFEVVVVDNGSSDRTCEVAKQRASNSRFKYVFEPTIGLSVARNTGAKVARAEILAYLDDDAVATPHWLQVLYDAYQTNTQLAIAGGKVTLLWPAGVEPPKWLSPGLAGNLGAYDLGDSLVYIETPGLTPRGLNYSLRRRFLEDIGGFDPQLGRVGKNLLSNEELQMTELALQGGWQVAYLPQALVAHNVAPERINRAWFFNRGWWQGISECYREQLAGKAGIAQLSLGSERLIRGLYKALKYLNDPAQSFDNLVYAYGQVGYLNAVIKGLLSNNRETSRGVGE, encoded by the coding sequence ATGTCAGACATCCTAATCTCTGCCATTATCTGTACACATAACAGGGACACCTATCTAGGTGCGGCGATTGATAGCCTGTTGACGCAAGATTTCCCAGGTGAGTTTGAAGTTGTGGTAGTGGATAATGGATCAAGCGATCGCACTTGTGAAGTGGCAAAACAAAGGGCTAGCAACTCCCGATTCAAGTATGTCTTTGAACCCACCATTGGGTTATCAGTAGCCCGCAATACAGGTGCTAAAGTGGCTAGGGCAGAAATATTGGCATATCTAGATGATGATGCCGTGGCGACTCCTCACTGGCTGCAAGTATTGTATGACGCTTATCAAACGAATACACAGCTAGCGATCGCTGGTGGTAAAGTGACTCTGTTATGGCCTGCTGGTGTTGAACCGCCAAAATGGTTATCTCCTGGTTTAGCAGGCAATTTGGGGGCATATGATTTAGGCGACAGCCTAGTTTACATCGAAACACCAGGGCTAACTCCTAGAGGCTTAAATTATTCCCTACGCCGCCGCTTTCTCGAAGACATAGGTGGTTTTGATCCTCAGCTGGGAAGAGTGGGGAAAAACCTCCTTTCCAATGAAGAACTACAAATGACGGAACTAGCACTCCAGGGTGGTTGGCAAGTCGCCTATCTTCCCCAAGCTTTAGTCGCTCACAACGTCGCCCCAGAACGCATCAACCGTGCTTGGTTTTTCAACCGAGGCTGGTGGCAAGGTATCAGCGAATGCTACCGCGAACAACTAGCTGGTAAAGCCGGTATTGCTCAGTTAAGTTTGGGTAGTGAAAGGTTGATACGTGGCTTATATAAAGCCTTGAAATATTTGAATGATCCAGCCCAAAGCTTCGATAACCTCGTTTATGCCTATGGCCAAGTAGGTTATTTAAACGCCGTTATTAAAGGTCTACTGTCCAATAACCGCGAAACAAGCAGGGGAGTAGGGGAGTAG
- the hpsU gene encoding hormogonium polysaccharide biosynthesis acetyltransferase HpsU, whose protein sequence is MTNDQPFVDLRKYDQSWFDRGRPGWYILLWWFVQAIAFPLTPHPFNSLRCWLLRLFGAHIGQGVVIRPTARFTYPWKVTIGDYCWIGDDVVLYSLDKIDIGEHCVVSQKSYLCTGSHDIYDPAFGLKTASITIGNGVWLAADCFVGPGVQIGANAVIGARSTVFTGMPAGQVCWGSPCRPQYPRLKE, encoded by the coding sequence ATGACTAATGACCAACCCTTTGTAGATTTACGCAAATATGACCAATCTTGGTTTGATAGAGGCCGGCCTGGTTGGTACATTTTATTATGGTGGTTTGTCCAGGCGATCGCTTTTCCCCTGACTCCCCATCCTTTTAATAGTCTGCGTTGCTGGCTATTGCGCTTATTTGGGGCGCATATCGGCCAAGGCGTAGTTATTCGCCCTACTGCCCGTTTTACCTACCCTTGGAAAGTCACCATTGGCGATTACTGCTGGATTGGCGACGATGTAGTTTTATACAGCTTAGATAAGATTGATATTGGTGAACACTGCGTAGTTTCTCAAAAAAGTTATCTATGTACTGGTAGCCATGATATTTATGACCCTGCTTTTGGCTTGAAAACAGCCAGTATTACCATTGGTAACGGCGTATGGTTAGCGGCGGATTGTTTTGTCGGGCCAGGAGTACAAATTGGTGCTAATGCCGTAATTGGCGCACGTAGTACCGTTTTTACTGGTATGCCAGCAGGACAAGTCTGTTGGGGTAGTCCTTGTCGTCCTCAATATCCCAGGTTGAAAGAATAG
- a CDS encoding chlorophyll a/b-binding protein gives METRSSTDLPTIATEYNGRDRNAFLFGWTPQTEIWNGRFAMIGFLAYLLWDLAGYSVLRDVLHLIGY, from the coding sequence ATGGAAACTCGCTCTTCCACTGATCTACCAACCATCGCTACAGAATATAACGGCCGCGATCGCAATGCTTTTCTGTTTGGTTGGACTCCTCAAACAGAAATCTGGAATGGTCGTTTTGCCATGATTGGTTTTCTAGCATATTTACTGTGGGATTTAGCAGGCTATAGCGTTCTACGCGATGTATTACATCTAATTGGATACTAG